The Calliphora vicina chromosome 3, idCalVici1.1, whole genome shotgun sequence genome contains a region encoding:
- the comm gene encoding protein commissureless 1, which yields MSLPSTTLSPDYLEASTLSTTLLEEESLTASPTIMDMWMSQLQKDHPEISFVIPSQHDNQHIDNMVQFKRLLEQVGNTAYDTITSGSQHHESHVLIDSLGQTITHDQISNSAVLNMADLKNNALTGLERFFSGTDMHSLINYLWVGVVTSLIVLTVIFVLFSCYFYRKFREWKKCNKDIRAHLNNDMYPGAVMPCDAAINPEAAYYQMENPPCYTIATGLPTYDEALHHNQQHFAFGMKFIYPTLAAVHHQASNLISSWEKYDISSKDQKAVANSASALTATKCKSSQTNNSKSSQSSCSSSLTLEASTATSASSALLLPPSYEVAATMALLSEHVTTCDNVAITMPQLDSCASAKTSSDLTDIITV from the exons atGTCTTTACCTAGCACCACCTTAAGCCCGGATTACCTAGAGGCTTCCACCCTTTCCACCACCCTCCTGGAGGAAGAATCTCTTACTGCTTCACCCACAATTATGGATATGTGGATGTCTCAGTTGCAAAAAGATCATCCAGAAATCTCCTTTGTCATACCTAGTCAACATGATAATCAACATATCGACAATATGGTGCAATTTAAACGCCTGTTGGAACAGGTGGGCAATACAGCCTATGATACCATTACCTCAGGTTCACAACATCATGAATCACATGTTTTGATTGACTCCTTAGGTCAGACCATAACACATGATCAGATATCGAATAGTGCTGTATTGAATATGgccgatttgaaaaataatgCTTTAACGGGCTTGGAGAGATTTTTCTCCGGCACCGATATGCATTCATTGATCAATTATTTGTGGGTTGGTGTGGTCACCTCGTTGATAGTGTTGACGGTGATTTTTGTGCTGTTCAGCTGTTATTTCTACAGAAAGTTTCGCGAATGGAAGAAATGCa ATAAAGACATTCGCGCTCATTTAAATAACGATATGTATCCTGGTGCTGTAATGCCTTGTGATGCTGCCATCAACCCGGAGGCAGCCTATTATCAAATGGAAAATCCACCTTGTTATACCATTGCCACCGGTCTGCCTACCTATGATGAGGCTCTACACCACAATCAGCAACATTTTGCCTTTGGCATGAAATTCATTTATCCCACTTTGGCTGCTGTACATCATCAGGCCTCAAATTTGATCAGCTCCTGGGAAAAATACGACATCTCTAGTAAAGACCAAAAAGCAGTAGCTAACTCAGCATCAGCATTAACAGCAACTAAATGTAAATCATCTCAAACCAATAACAGCAAATCATCTCAATCATCCTGCTCGTCATCCCTAACATTAGAAGCCTCTACGGCAACATCAGCCTCATCGGCTTTATTGCTGCCACCCTCCTATGAGGTGGCTGCCACGATGGCTTTGCTGTCGGAGCATGTGACAACATGTGATAATGTTGCCATTACCATGCCCCAATTAGATTCGTGTGCATCAGCAAAAACCTCAAGTGATTTAACAGACATCATAACAGTATGA